Sequence from the Pseudomonas sp. 7SR1 genome:
CTGGGCTGGGTGGCGGCCACCGGGCATGTCAGTGCCGAGCCGCTGCTGCTGGTATTGATCATCTTCGCCTGGACCCCACCGCACTTCTGGGCCCTGGCGATCCACCGCAAAGAGGAATACGCCAAGGCCGATATCCCGATGCTGCCGGTGACCCATGGCGAGCACTACACCAAAGTGCATATCCTGCTGTACACCCTGGTGCTGCTGGCGGTGAGCCTGATGCCCTTCGTGATCCAGATGAGCGGCCTGCTCTACCTGGTTTGCGCCCTGGTACTCGGCGCCCGGTTCCTGCAATGGGCCGTGGTGTTGTACCGTGGCAGTCGGCCGCACGCGGCGATCAACACGTTCAAGTACTCTATCTACTATTTGTTCCTGCTGTTCATCGCCCTGCTTGTCGATCACTACCTATTGTTGAGCCTATGACCCGAACCCAGAAAACCGTCTTCATCCTCGCGGCCGTGATCGCACTGATCCTGGGCCTGACCATCAATAAGGTGCTGTCCGGCAAAGGCCAGGGCGACCCGACGGGGTTGATCGACGCCGGCATCATCCTGCTGCCCCAGAGCCGCAACCTGCCGGACGTGAAAATGACCGACCAGGACGGCCAGCCCGTGGCGATGGACGAGCTCAAGGGCAAATGGAGCCTGCTGTTCTTCGGCTACACCTTCTGCCCGGACATCTGCCCGACCACCCTCGCCCAACTGCGCCAGATCAAGAGCGAGCTGCCGCCCGAGGCGGTGGACAAGTTGCAGATCGTACTGGTGAGCGTCGACCCGAACCGCGACACGCCCAAGCAGCTCAAGCAGTACCTGGGTTACTTCGACCCGCAGTTCAAAGGCCTGACCCCTTCATCCATCGAAGACCTGCAAAAACTCGCCAACGCTGTGAGCATTCCCTTCATCCCGGCGGACACCAGCAAGCCCAACTACACGGTGGATCACAGCGGCAACCTCGCCGTCATCGGCCCGGACGGTAAGCAACGCGGGTTCATCCGCGCGCCGTTGAATAATCAGAAGCTGGTGGCGCAGTTGCCGGAGATGCTGAAGCGCAAATAGCGCCTCCAGAGGCACACCGCTCAGCTAAACCATGCCGATTCCTTGTGGTGAGGAAGTCCCTTGTGGCAATGAAATCCATTGTGGCGAGGGAGCTTGCTCCCGCTGGGTTGCGCAGTGAACTGGTCAAGTAATTCTGGACACCAGTTAAGGTTTCACGCCGCCAGTTTCTCCATAGCTACCGGCGACCGGTAGTCGTTGTAGCTATGGAGCCTGACGTTGTTGTAACGCATCACATAACGTTGTATATCCACACGAGCTTCGTGCTCCGAGTTGTAACCATTCTCTGGCACCCACTCCGACTTCAAGCTTCCAAAAAAACGCTCCATTGGGGCGTTGTCCCAGCATTCACCTTTACGACTCATGCTGTGCACAAGCCCGTGCCTATTTATTTCATTCCTGAATTTATGGCTGGTGTACTGGCAGCCTTGATCAGAATGAAACAGCACTCCCTTTGGGCGGCCTCGCAACTCGACCGCCATCCGCAGTGCCTCGCAAGTCAGCGCGGCGTCAGAAATCAACGAGAAAGACCAGCCCACGATCCGGCGAGCGTACAAATCCAGAACAGCCGCAAAATACAGCCACCGATTGCCGACCTTGATGTACGTCACATCGCCACACCACACCTGGTTGATCGCCGTGACATCAAACTTGCGTTTGAGCAGGTGCGGCGTCACCAGGGCTTCCACACCGGAAGATTTGTACTTGTGCCGTCGACGCTGCCGACTCGCAACACCGGCTTCACGCATCAAACTGCGAGCCATATGTCGCCCGACACGATGCCCCTTTGCTTGCAGCTCCTTGGAAAGGGTGCGAGCCCCCGCGGATGCTCTGGATTCCTTGTGATGCTCGACCAGCACGGCTTTAAGTTTCTCCCGCTCAGGCTTCACCTTGCCTTGGCGCTGCCGCCAAGCGTAAAAGCTGCTGCGGTTGACTCCAAACGCCCGACAGCAATTGTTAACGCCGTACTGCTCGTCCAGCTCATCGATCAACGAGAATGATCTTTGGAGTCCAAAAGCAGGAGAGCACTGGCCTTTTTTAGGATTTCAATGTCCAGGTCTTTTTGCCTGAGCAACGCTTTGAGCCGCTGAATCTCTCGCTGATCGGCGGTAATCGCCTTGGCCCCTTGCGGGGTTGAGCCCAAGCGTTCTTGACGCACCTGATCGACCCAACGGCGCAAGGCCGTTGGGCCAATATCCAAACTGGCACAGACCTCTGGGACCGACTGGCCCTCGTCCAGCACCAAGCTGGCAGCCTTGAGCTTGAATTCCCTGGAATAAGATTTACGCATAGCCAAACACCTCAGATTTGAGCGCCATCATAGCGCCCGATTGAAGTGTCCAAAATCATTAGGCCAGTTCACAGCAGCCCCCCAAAAGGCTGAATGCGATCTACATGGCACAACGCGGCGGCCGGGTTCAGGGCGAGAGGCCTCCTGCCCCCAATCTCTCTGTGGGAGCGGGTGTTGGCGACACAGCATCTGCAACAGCCCCCCAATCCCTGTGGGAGCGAGCTTGCTCGCGATGAATCGACACGGTTCCAGACCAAAACAAGTCTCCCGCATCGCCGGTAAACCCGGCTCCTACAGCCCCCACCTACACACCTCCACCAAGCTACGCATCCTTGCGCCTTTGCCTACAACTACGCCAGAATCCGCCCGCTTGTGCGCCTTGTCCCGGGGTTCTATTGTTTTCCTGCCACTGCCCATCAGTGGTCGGGTTTAGTAGCCCGGTTAAGGATACGGTCGCATGAGTCTCATCAGTCGGGCATTGCCCGCACTTGATGGTGGCTGTGCGCATGGCGCCTTCGGGCGCGCCGGGTTTTCCGTTTTCCTACCGGTCTACTAACTTGCGCACAGCTGCCTCCCTTTCGTTTAGTAGCGAGACGGTAGCGGCCTACTAACAAAGGAAACGTGAAAATGTTCAAAGCAACTCCAAATCCCCCAGATGCAGACCCCACCCCGCAATCCGCAAAATCCAAAGCCAAGCAGCAAGACGAAACCACCAAACGTGTGCTCGATCACTACCTGCTACCGAAATCGGAAAAATCTCAAGACGACCCCAAACCGGGCCAGCTATTCACCGTCGTGAAAGGCCTCGATAACGAATGCTTGCTCGCTAATCTCAGTGAGACGCTGGCTTCGGCTGATGCCATGGTGAGTGATCTGGCGTTTGATCTGGATGGATCACGGCGTCATGTGGCACTGGGGATTCAGCAGTTGATTGAGCTGGGTTCGTTGTTGGCGAATCGGGTGTTGGATAACGTGGAGCCGCGGCAGTAGTATTTTTTTCTCCAATGAAAAAACCCGACGTTTTGCGTCGGGTTTTGGTTATTTAAAGCCATGGGAATTTACCGGCAGCTAGTTGGGACGGGTTTCACATTCTGCTTCGCGCCAGCTGCATGTGCTATCAGGTTTTACTGCTTTTAGTTTCCGACACCATGGCTGGCCCCGTCGAAGCCTTGCCGAAAGTTGCAAGAACGTCGTGGCGGTCTATGCTCAGGCTGCCGAACATAGTCTAAGAATCCACGGTGGACTTTATGACAAAGCCTCTTCGCTATCTGTCCATTCTTTACCTAGTGCAAGCACCACACCTAGCTATCGCGCAAGACGCCGCTCCGAGTTTCCATCAAATGACAACCACGCCAGAGAATGCAAGATTCGAAATAGTTCATTCACCGCTGGCAGCCAAATGGACTTTTCGCTTGGATCGATACACTGGAAATATCGGACAGTTGGTAAAGACGGCTTCCGGAGGAAGTGCGTGGGATTCTATGAATGTAATCGGCCTACCTAAGGTGGATAGCACATATGGCCCCAGGTTTGTTTTACTTACTTCAGGGCTGGCCGCTAGATTCACGTTCCTGATGGATACTCAAAGTGGCAGGACTTGGGAGCTAACAAACCTCAGCAAAGGAAATGAAGAGCCAGAAACTGCATGGCAACCGTTCGACTAGTAACAAAATTGTTCAAAAGGGGACTCCCATTAGCCGGTCTCAAGTCAAGGCTAAAAGCCAACTTGCCCTGCAGCTTTTAACTGCTGGGTTCCCCCTTATCCCAACCTGCCTGGTTGAACCTGTCGTACTCGTTTTCTCATCAATGGCTACGACCGAGTCGTGCCTGACACCCATATGGATCAAGCGGTAGCGATAAATCTTGCACCGCCCTGGCAGTGAACTGCCCCAGAGAAACGTTGGTGCCGCCTCGCCACCACACCATTTGTCTTGGCTTTCTTTTTCTCGAAAAATCGTTTGGCATCTTCGCTGAATCGCCGGGCAAAATTGGCCGCTTCAATGAAGCTCCAGATCAGGTAAGCGTTGCCGTTTTTAGCGTTGCCTTCACCTTTCTTTTTACCATTGGAGTAATGGGCACTTTCTACGCACCGAGCATAGGAAGCAAAGTTACCTACCTGCGCAAAACGTCCGATATCACCCGTTTCCAGCATGATCACCGTCGCGAGCACTTCACCTACCCCCGGCATCGTTTTCAGCAAGGAATACTCAGGTCGTAATTTGACCTGTTGAAGCAGTCGCTCTCCAGGCCAGCGATTTGGACCTCAAGCGCCTGGATAACGGCAACATTGGCCTTCATCGCCAAGGCTACATCCGTTGACAGGCCCAGCCTGTCAACGGATGTAGCCGAAAAGCCTTTGACCTCATTACAGCTGAAGCTATGCCCAAGCTGGCGTGCCGCAATGTTTTCAACGGCCAGGATGTGCTGGGTTCTTGTACGTACCAACTGAATTCGTTTACGCGCCAAATCTCGTAGCGCTCGTTCGTGCGGTGGATGAATATAGCCCGTCGGCAGAATCCCTAGGCGCAGCAAATGCGCGAGGAATGCTGCATCATTCCTATCGTCCGAATGCTTTAAACCGTCATAGCGTTTCATTGCCACCGGGTTCGCCAATTTGACGTCAAAACCCACAGCCATAAGGCCGTCGACCAGCCAATACCAGTTGTACGTTGACTCAACCACCACGCCAACCAGCTCATCACGGTGTGGTTCGAGGAGTGAGAGAATCGGCTTAAGCTCATTGGGACAGCGTCGGCTAATCAGGACTCTGTCCGCTTCGTCGGTTACCACCACAACGCTGTTGTTCGAATGCAGATCTATGCCACAGAATTTCATCACGGCCTCCTCAGCAAAAGTCTAAGTTCGCACCTTGAATTTTGCGCCACCTCTGTGAGGTGGGGAGGCCGGCCAGATGATTCTCAGATTTATTTCAGAATAATACCCCCTTCTTTAGAGTTCGCGTAATACACCCAGCTCACCGATTCATATTTTAATCAGAGTAGCGTCCGCGCCTTTCCACGTTTTTCTGAGAGCAACTACTTTATTTCCCAGTATGGCCCTACCTGGCCTGCCCTTACGCGCAAACCACTTCTACTATCTGGACGGTCTCCACTAAATAAATTAAGAATATCGCCTATAACAGACCTAGACTCCGACACATAAGAGTGGTTTAAAAAGTCCGTCTTAACAGCGCTCGCATCAATAAATTCAATACCACTGTATATTTTTATGATTTCTGGCACATCCCCGGCGCGCTTGTAATGGTGAAGCATCTTTGAAGTCAGCAAAGCCTTATCATTACTTGAAGCGTACAAAGTAATCGGAGCATTCACGTCAGCTATCTTCGGAATTATTATATCGACAAACTGTTCAGAATCTACATCTGGAGCAGCCAAGACGACCTCCTTCAGCTTGTAGCGCAAATCTGGGTGCTCAAGTTTTAAACGCGCCAATGAGCTCAAGACTGCTCTATTCCCCATACTGTGAGCAATTAAAAAAGTCTTTTCTATCTTGGGATTAGAAAGGTGATCCACAAGGAAGTTGTACAGTGCAGGCTCTGACCATTCGACACTAGCCTCATCCGCAGCGTACGAGAGTACCTTCCCATTTGCTGGCCAGCTAAAAAATAAGGGAACGCCGGAAAAGTTCAGATCATAAGCCATTTGTGCGGTGCGCTTTGCTGCATCAGCAAAACTGACATTGTAGCCATGCACAAAGAGTAGCGTAGAATTCGACTTATTAACCAATCCCAAATTTAGTATTTTATCAAACTCTTGTTTACTGATCGTCTGTCCTCCCAAAAGCATCACATGCTTATCAGGATCCTCCTTTAACTGATACCATCTTTTCTCCTCAACCACTCCAACTTTATGCCCAACCGGAATTGAGACCATACAATACCCGTACTTGGTATCTCCAAAGCTGCCCCGGCGGCCACTATATGCCTCTGTACAGCGTTCGGGGTCTAGTTGCTTTCTGTTCGTTGCAAATAGGACCTTAACCAACCCATGAGCACCATCAGCGGCTGGCCGAATAACTCCTAGCTCACCGTTATCAACTGCACCTGTATTTGCTCCATAGCCCGCATTGGGTTCAACTACGCCGCCATCATTGACAACATCAGATTTTAATTGGCAGCCACTCAAGATAAATAAAACGAGAATGTGAAGTAGCAAAAATGGTTTCATGTTTTCCTCCTTGATAAGAAACGATCTAGAGCATTATGGATTAGGAGTGTGATATGTCAAAAAGCCACTGCCGACAGAATCCGCCGACTTTGCAGCCTTGCCCTCGGACTCTATCGTTTCCTTACCACTGACCGAGCCGGTATCGATAACACTCAGGTACGCTAGGAGCCCTCGGGAAAGTCATTGGCCCGGGGGAGTAGAGGAAGGCCCACCCTCTTATTCCGTGAAGCACACTAATGTGACCTAGCTCGGGCAGAAAAGCGCTGCTATCCACCCTCGTACACTGCCAATCTGCTGCCTTAATGCCTGTAGTAAAAAGGAGGTTTACATCGCCATGGACATCCAGGAAATCAAGCAACGCCTAGCCCGCCCCGCCGTGAAGCTCATTGCCGGCGGCTTTCGTCCTGCCGGCACCGATGAAGAAAGCTGGCTGGGCAACGTCTTCCTGTTCCGGCCTGATGAAGATGTACCCACCAACCAGGCGGGGCAACCGTTGCTCCCCTATGCGCAGTTTTACCTGCCTGCCCTGCCAGTCCACAGCCCGCTGCTGTCGGGAGTTCGTGTATTGACGGTGTTCATTTCAAACCCGTTCCCCGAGCACTTTGAGCCGATGGGGAATAATTGGGTCATCCGCGAATATGGGCCGGACGATGTGTTGGTGCGCAAGTCTTTGCCGGTGGCAGGTACATTCCTCAAACCCTTCCCACTGACGGCACAAGCGGTGCCGGAGGACTTTCCACTGTGGGATGGCGGTGGTGTCCCGGAGGACCTTGAGCAAGCAATCCTCAGGCTGGAACGCGCGGGCGAGATACAGAGCTATTACGACTTGATCACCCACACCTACGAACACAAAATCGGCGGTTACCCTTCGTTTTGCCAGTCGGGTGTTGATCCAGGTGAAGGGTTCGAGTTTGTGTTCCAGATCTCATCGGACGCGAAGATCAATCTGAATGTGGTCGACAGTGGGAGCCTGATGTTCTGGAAGCACAACGAAACTGGGGACTGGGCGCTTTATTACGACTTTTACTAGGAATAGGGGAACAGATTTATTTTCAGAAAATAAATCCCCTTTTTGTCCATCGCTGATCCTCAAAGGAAGATGTATGGCAACCGCACTGCATACCGGGACGCACGCCGGCTATAGCACTCTTGATTGGAACGATGGATACGACGTTAACCTGGGCGAACTCATTCGCCAGCTTCCTCAGCTCGTACGTGGCCGTTATGTGGCAATTGCTGCGTCGGATAGCGGGCCCTATAACCTTAGCGCTGCTGAGATTGCTAGCGGATGGCAACGTGTAGGTGACTTGGCGATCAGCCCTATCATTACGGATATCGCTCAGCTGCCCACACCGGGCTTTGATGAGTGGTATGTTTTTGAGCGCTTACCTGATCAGGTAAGGCTCTCCAAATTTAGCAGCGCTATCGCATTTCAACCGTTCGGAGAGAGCGATAAGGTCGACGAGTTCTGGTCACAAATTGAAGATTTACAACCAGTACATGCTCTGCTTGGCGGCTGTAGCCTCTTACTGATAACTCAAGACGCCGCAATACATGAGAACGTACTTACGTTCTATTCAACCTAAGGGCTGAGGCGATGTCTTGCACAGATCTGCAGGAATAAGGGGATAGCGCCGTCAGCACTGCGTGCCGGTTGATGTCGGTCGGCACGCGTGTCCATTGTCCTGGCCTTGGTTTGGCTGCTTAACTTAAAGACTCCGCAACCGAAGCAGTCCCCCGCCCAATCAACCGCCCCAACACCCCACTCTCATCAAACAACGCCCCCTTCTCCGCCGCCGCATCAGAATCCGCCAGCAACGCCGCCAACCCCGCCGGCAATCCCACACTGACCAGCACCCCCTCAAACTCAGCCTGCGGCAAATTCTGATAAACCACCGGCTTACCGGTTTTCTCACTGATCAACGCAGCCAGCTCAGTCAAGGTGTAGCTGCTATCCCCCGCCAGTTCATAGACTTTGCCCGCCTGCCCCTCAGTAGTCAGCACCACCGCTGCGGCTTGGGCGTAGTCGGCACGGGGCGCGGAGCTGATGCGGCCCTCGCCGGCGCTGCCGAGCAGGACGCCATGT
This genomic interval carries:
- a CDS encoding DUF1963 domain-containing protein; the protein is MDIQEIKQRLARPAVKLIAGGFRPAGTDEESWLGNVFLFRPDEDVPTNQAGQPLLPYAQFYLPALPVHSPLLSGVRVLTVFISNPFPEHFEPMGNNWVIREYGPDDVLVRKSLPVAGTFLKPFPLTAQAVPEDFPLWDGGGVPEDLEQAILRLERAGEIQSYYDLITHTYEHKIGGYPSFCQSGVDPGEGFEFVFQISSDAKINLNVVDSGSLMFWKHNETGDWALYYDFY
- a CDS encoding DUF6124 family protein, encoding MFKATPNPPDADPTPQSAKSKAKQQDETTKRVLDHYLLPKSEKSQDDPKPGQLFTVVKGLDNECLLANLSETLASADAMVSDLAFDLDGSRRHVALGIQQLIELGSLLANRVLDNVEPRQ
- a CDS encoding SCO family protein, giving the protein MTRTQKTVFILAAVIALILGLTINKVLSGKGQGDPTGLIDAGIILLPQSRNLPDVKMTDQDGQPVAMDELKGKWSLLFFGYTFCPDICPTTLAQLRQIKSELPPEAVDKLQIVLVSVDPNRDTPKQLKQYLGYFDPQFKGLTPSSIEDLQKLANAVSIPFIPADTSKPNYTVDHSGNLAVIGPDGKQRGFIRAPLNNQKLVAQLPEMLKRK
- a CDS encoding IS110 family transposase — its product is MLKTMPGVGEVLATVIMLETGDIGRFAQVGNFASYARCVESAHYSNGKKKGEGNAKNGNAYLIWSFIEAANFARRFSEDAKRFFEKKKAKTNGVVARRHQRFSGAVHCQGGARFIATA
- a CDS encoding alpha/beta hydrolase codes for the protein MKPFLLLHILVLFILSGCQLKSDVVNDGGVVEPNAGYGANTGAVDNGELGVIRPAADGAHGLVKVLFATNRKQLDPERCTEAYSGRRGSFGDTKYGYCMVSIPVGHKVGVVEEKRWYQLKEDPDKHVMLLGGQTISKQEFDKILNLGLVNKSNSTLLFVHGYNVSFADAAKRTAQMAYDLNFSGVPLFFSWPANGKVLSYAADEASVEWSEPALYNFLVDHLSNPKIEKTFLIAHSMGNRAVLSSLARLKLEHPDLRYKLKEVVLAAPDVDSEQFVDIIIPKIADVNAPITLYASSNDKALLTSKMLHHYKRAGDVPEIIKIYSGIEFIDASAVKTDFLNHSYVSESRSVIGDILNLFSGDRPDSRSGLRVRAGQVGPYWEIK
- a CDS encoding IS110 family transposase, translated to MKFCGIDLHSNNSVVVVTDEADRVLISRRCPNELKPILSLLEPHRDELVGVVVESTYNWYWLVDGLMAVGFDVKLANPVAMKRYDGLKHSDDRNDAAFLAHLLRLGILPTGYIHPPHERALRDLARKRIQLVRTRTQHILAVENIAARQLGHSFSCNEVKGFSATSVDRLGLSTDVALAMKANVAVIQALEVQIAGLESDCFNRSNYDLSIPC
- a CDS encoding IS3 family transposase (programmed frameshift); the encoded protein is MRKSYSREFKLKAASLVLDEGQSVPEVCASLDIGPTALRRWVDQVRQERLGSTPQGAKAITADQREIQRLKALLRQKDLDIEIPKKGQCSPAFGLQRSFSLIDELDEQYGVNNCCRAFGVNRSSFYAWRQRQGKVKPEREKLKAVLVEHHKESRASAGARTLSKELQAKGHRVGRHMARSLMREAGVASRQRRRHKYKSSGVEALVTPHLLKRKFDVTAINQVWCGDVTYIKVGNRWLYFAAVLDLYARRIVGWSFSLISDAALTCEALRMAVELRGRPKGVLFHSDQGCQYTSHKFRNEINRHGLVHSMSRKGECWDNAPMERFFGSLKSEWVPENGYNSEHEARVDIQRYVMRYNNVRLHSYNDYRSPVAMEKLAA